Proteins co-encoded in one Actinomadura luteofluorescens genomic window:
- a CDS encoding carboxymuconolactone decarboxylase family protein — MVEHAGIKEEIVTVRIPKAEVPVELKEAMLSQLGSVPEPMEISFNNPAVAMANQEFASRVGTWGAVDAGLKTFAHMAVAAQVGCSWCLDINYFMALNNNLDLAKASQVPRWRETTVFTPLERAVLEYAEAMTNTPTTVTDELSARLLKELGPAALVELTVFIGFANLAGRVNTAHGVTSQGYSDACEVPLANRP, encoded by the coding sequence ATGGTCGAACATGCGGGCATCAAGGAGGAAATCGTGACTGTACGTATCCCAAAGGCAGAGGTTCCCGTCGAGCTCAAGGAGGCCATGCTCAGCCAGCTCGGTTCCGTACCCGAACCCATGGAGATTTCGTTCAACAACCCTGCGGTGGCCATGGCGAACCAGGAGTTCGCCAGCAGAGTGGGAACGTGGGGCGCGGTGGACGCGGGCCTCAAGACGTTCGCGCACATGGCCGTTGCGGCGCAGGTCGGCTGCAGTTGGTGTCTTGACATCAACTACTTCATGGCGCTGAACAACAACCTGGACCTTGCCAAAGCGAGCCAGGTTCCGCGCTGGCGCGAGACGACGGTGTTCACGCCGCTGGAGCGGGCCGTGTTGGAGTACGCCGAGGCCATGACCAACACGCCGACGACCGTTACCGACGAGCTGTCGGCGAGGCTGCTCAAGGAGCTTGGCCCGGCGGCGCTGGTCGAGCTCACGGTGTTCATCGGCTTCGCCAACCTGGCTGGCCGGGTCAACACCGCGCATGGCGTCACCTCGCAGGGTTACTCCGATGCCTGTGAAGTCCCGTTGGCCAACCGTCCGTAA
- a CDS encoding transposase, translated as MIFPARPGANRATTGRGPVERVLKSGDRCRQARTKPLLPVASGSGKRWCDQRRMINGIWWKVRTCAGWRDVPERFGP; from the coding sequence ATGATCTTTCCGGCGCGACCGGGCGCGAACCGGGCCACGACCGGGCGCGGGCCGGTCGAACGAGTCCTGAAGAGTGGTGACCGATGCCGCCAGGCGCGGACCAAGCCGCTGCTGCCGGTCGCTTCCGGTTCCGGTAAGCGGTGGTGTGATCAGCGGCGGATGATCAACGGGATCTGGTGGAAGGTCCGGACCTGCGCGGGCTGGCGGGACGTGCCCGAACGTTTCGGGCCGTAG
- a CDS encoding alpha/beta fold hydrolase, translating to MHPINLRKECWLGLVPALARDRLCVVVDLPGHGESDDDETCTLENWVSDCRDAALSLRLDRFHLVGGSLGGAIALCLAAELPERALSVTAMGSALGEAPPGGRGPGPETMLDSMTVDEMFDRLAVEAVAPDSPEVVVTTVRHLTNTHGERVVRRVLRAAHTSDATAWAPHVRCPKLVLTGEFDTGCPPEAGRRMAAGGAGRHRVLRGLGHLPMIEDPSAVLRVLLPHLEAAESEATEQEAARATADRL from the coding sequence GTGCACCCGATCAACCTGCGCAAGGAGTGCTGGCTAGGGCTCGTCCCGGCCCTCGCCCGTGACCGGCTCTGCGTCGTGGTGGACCTCCCGGGCCACGGCGAGTCGGACGACGACGAGACCTGCACGCTGGAGAACTGGGTCTCAGACTGCCGGGACGCCGCGCTCTCCCTGCGTCTCGATCGCTTCCACCTGGTCGGCGGCTCCCTCGGCGGGGCCATCGCGCTCTGCCTGGCCGCCGAGCTGCCGGAGAGGGCCCTGTCGGTGACGGCGATGGGCAGCGCCCTCGGTGAGGCGCCGCCGGGCGGACGGGGACCGGGTCCGGAAACCATGCTCGACTCCATGACGGTAGACGAGATGTTCGACCGCCTGGCCGTCGAAGCGGTGGCGCCGGACTCTCCGGAGGTGGTCGTCACGACCGTCCGGCATCTGACCAACACCCATGGCGAGCGGGTGGTCCGCCGCGTGCTGCGAGCCGCGCACACGTCCGACGCGACCGCGTGGGCACCGCACGTGCGGTGCCCCAAGCTCGTTCTCACCGGCGAGTTCGACACCGGGTGCCCGCCGGAGGCCGGCCGGCGGATGGCGGCCGGAGGCGCGGGCCGCCACCGGGTCCTGCGCGGACTCGGGCATCTGCCCATGATCGAGGATCCATCCGCCGTCCTGCGGGTTCTGCTTCCCCACCTTGAGGCTGCCGAGTCAGAGGCCACGGAGCAGGAAGCGGCGCGGGCGACGGCCGACCGCCTCTGA
- a CDS encoding YybH family protein — translation MDDLASDEQQILRLHRDWYYSNFDINIPLMRTVFPPGKRDFIMFNLNDHPYFGVDDLANLWSFYARTDRWGLCEDHVMRLDVSGDMAYVISEGVYPSWIVRDDDGSPLPEEIPVVFNYRSTEVYKRDDGEGRPEWKMWHFHCSTRPADDEVPPAKTGNDTAEARGLGNTPYSTGMRTDYSAYIDGRD, via the coding sequence ATGGACGACCTGGCATCCGACGAACAACAGATACTGCGGCTTCATCGCGACTGGTACTACTCGAACTTCGATATCAATATCCCCCTGATGCGGACCGTGTTCCCGCCGGGGAAACGGGACTTCATCATGTTCAACCTCAACGACCACCCGTACTTCGGGGTGGACGACCTGGCGAACCTGTGGTCGTTCTACGCCCGGACTGACCGCTGGGGGCTCTGCGAGGACCATGTCATGCGGCTGGACGTGTCGGGCGACATGGCCTACGTGATCTCCGAGGGCGTCTATCCGTCGTGGATCGTCAGAGACGACGACGGCAGCCCGCTGCCCGAGGAGATCCCCGTCGTCTTCAACTACCGCTCGACCGAGGTCTACAAACGTGACGACGGGGAGGGGCGGCCGGAGTGGAAGATGTGGCACTTCCACTGCTCGACCCGCCCGGCCGACGACGAGGTCCCCCCGGCCAAGACCGGGAACGACACCGCCGAGGCCCGGGGGCTGGGCAACACCCCCTACAGCACGGGGATGCGCACCGACTACTCGGCCTACATCGACGGGCGTGACTGA
- a CDS encoding serine hydrolase domain-containing protein — protein sequence MSVTGFTASGYEPLRDIFERLVGDGRETGAGLSVWAGGREVVGLSGGWSDTARTRRWTSDTLVHTYSTAKPFAALTALAAVAQGALPLDGPVGDYWKEYAAHGKGDTTLRQMLVHQAGLPAFPPSAASLDLLDDDALRHSLASAQPEFTPGSGLAEHALTYGHLIDGALRAGASVSLEQLYKETVQPELGIDAWFGVPESELPRVADVEHALPGGPEQFVAELCPTYDRVLAVPAGALEPERLNSTRWRRAVFGSINLHASATALAGFYAHLTSPDGPVRRLLGENLHAEYLTPQVCGLDETIGLTVNWTPGFLRTDTFIGLGGLGGSAAWWSFRNDHAVAYVTRRLHDHSRVAEIAIALGDDLNMEVTCQ from the coding sequence GTGAGCGTCACCGGGTTCACTGCGAGCGGATACGAGCCGCTTCGGGACATCTTCGAGAGGCTCGTGGGCGATGGACGCGAGACTGGTGCGGGCCTGTCGGTGTGGGCCGGCGGCCGGGAGGTCGTCGGGCTCAGCGGCGGCTGGAGCGACACCGCGCGGACCCGCCGCTGGACCAGCGACACGTTGGTCCACACGTACTCGACCGCCAAGCCGTTCGCCGCCCTCACCGCCCTCGCCGCGGTCGCCCAGGGCGCACTCCCGTTGGACGGGCCCGTCGGGGACTACTGGAAGGAGTACGCGGCGCACGGGAAGGGCGACACGACGCTGCGGCAGATGCTCGTCCACCAGGCAGGGCTTCCGGCGTTCCCACCTTCGGCTGCGAGCCTGGACCTGCTGGACGACGACGCGCTCCGGCACTCCCTGGCCTCCGCGCAGCCCGAGTTCACGCCGGGTTCCGGGCTCGCCGAGCACGCCCTGACCTACGGGCATCTCATCGACGGTGCGCTGCGCGCGGGGGCCAGTGTTTCGCTGGAGCAGCTCTACAAGGAGACCGTCCAGCCGGAGCTCGGCATCGACGCCTGGTTCGGCGTGCCCGAAAGCGAACTGCCCCGCGTGGCCGATGTCGAACACGCCCTCCCCGGCGGACCGGAGCAGTTCGTGGCTGAACTCTGCCCCACCTACGACCGGGTGCTCGCGGTCCCGGCCGGCGCCCTGGAACCGGAACGGCTGAACTCCACCAGATGGCGCCGCGCCGTCTTCGGCTCGATCAACCTGCACGCCTCGGCCACCGCCCTCGCCGGCTTCTATGCGCACCTGACCAGCCCGGATGGCCCGGTCCGGCGGTTGCTGGGGGAGAACCTGCACGCCGAGTACCTCACGCCCCAGGTGTGCGGCCTCGACGAGACCATCGGCCTGACGGTGAACTGGACTCCCGGCTTCCTGCGCACCGACACCTTCATCGGCCTCGGCGGCCTGGGCGGCTCCGCGGCCTGGTGGTCGTTCCGCAACGACCACGCGGTCGCCTACGTCACCCGCCGGCTCCACGACCATTCGCGCGTCGCCGAGATAGCGATCGCCCTGGGCGACGACCTCAACATGGAGGTCACCTGTCAATAG
- a CDS encoding GNAT family N-acetyltransferase yields the protein MLWRAAWLDGHTGHVPDELMKARGPEHFSVHAEKFVGSTIVATDDDELLGLVVLAEDTGEVVQLAVDRAARGFGVGGALLRCAEERLSGRHRKAHLAVVPGNTRARRFYEFHGWRDEGPTVYRAPSTAGPIEVPVHRYTQVLG from the coding sequence GTGCTCTGGCGGGCGGCATGGCTGGACGGGCACACCGGCCACGTACCGGACGAGCTGATGAAGGCCCGAGGTCCGGAGCACTTCTCCGTACACGCGGAAAAGTTCGTGGGGTCGACGATCGTGGCGACCGACGACGACGAGCTCCTCGGCCTGGTCGTTCTCGCTGAGGACACCGGAGAAGTGGTCCAGCTGGCCGTCGACCGCGCGGCGCGTGGATTCGGTGTCGGTGGAGCGCTACTGCGTTGCGCGGAGGAACGACTCTCGGGCCGGCATCGCAAGGCCCACCTCGCGGTGGTTCCAGGCAACACGCGAGCACGCCGCTTCTACGAGTTCCACGGATGGCGTGACGAAGGCCCAACGGTGTACAGGGCGCCCTCGACGGCCGGACCTATAGAGGTCCCCGTGCACCGGTACACCCAAGTCCTTGGCTGA
- a CDS encoding SRPBCC domain-containing protein, producing MDYGRIERELHIEAAPEVVYQVISKAEHLREWWPDEAEVEAVPGARGVVSFGDPNAPDAKVVPLTVVEADPPRRFCFRWAYGQGEAAEPANSLLVTFELVPSGTGTLLRFTETGFRDRGWQEEVLVARYGQHAAGWDHFLPRLVAYAARTVSKP from the coding sequence ATGGACTACGGCAGGATCGAGCGGGAGCTCCACATCGAGGCCGCGCCCGAGGTGGTTTACCAGGTCATCAGTAAGGCCGAGCATCTGCGGGAGTGGTGGCCGGACGAGGCGGAGGTCGAGGCGGTGCCCGGCGCCCGCGGGGTGGTCTCGTTCGGTGACCCGAACGCACCGGATGCCAAGGTTGTGCCGCTGACGGTGGTGGAGGCCGACCCGCCCAGGCGGTTCTGCTTCCGGTGGGCCTACGGCCAGGGGGAGGCCGCGGAGCCGGCCAACTCGCTGCTGGTGACTTTCGAGCTGGTTCCGTCTGGGACGGGGACGCTGTTGCGCTTCACCGAGACCGGATTCCGCGACAGGGGCTGGCAGGAGGAGGTGCTGGTGGCCCGGTACGGCCAGCATGCCGCCGGGTGGGACCACTTCCTGCCGCGCCTGGTCGCCTACGCCGCCCGGACGGTGTCGAAGCCGTGA
- a CDS encoding ArsR/SmtB family transcription factor, with the protein MLDLLLAQGGGTATRLSQQLPVTRQAVAKHLGVLERVGLVHATPSGRERRYQVDQTQLARAVAQLSSVGGLLGCPPATHQADRRSDPAQPGRLTPFSPIGTSPCTWRR; encoded by the coding sequence ATGCTGGACCTGCTGCTGGCCCAGGGCGGCGGCACCGCGACCAGGCTGAGCCAGCAGCTCCCGGTCACCCGGCAGGCCGTCGCCAAGCATCTTGGTGTACTCGAACGGGTCGGGCTGGTTCATGCCACCCCGTCTGGACGCGAACGCCGCTACCAGGTCGACCAGACCCAGCTCGCCCGGGCCGTCGCTCAACTGTCGTCGGTCGGGGGCCTCCTGGGATGCCCGCCTGCAACGCATCAAGCAGATCGCCGAAGCGATCCAGCGCAGCCAGGGCGGCTGACCCCTTTCTCACCGATCGGTACGTCGCCATGCACGTGGCGACGCTGA
- a CDS encoding pyridoxamine 5'-phosphate oxidase family protein — protein MTAPMTAAMSTQDITEVMNRPYARELLASRIPARLAYTGLDRTPRVVPVGYDWDGARITVASAVSSAKTKALQETPNVALTIDSEDFPPKVLLLRGTAQVDVVAGVPDVFLRASRRRMSDDHWPDWKTGVHALYDQMAVITITPTWAKLLDFETTIPKAEHDMMHARSHDASVADGALHQG, from the coding sequence ATGACCGCACCCATGACCGCAGCCATGAGCACCCAGGACATCACCGAGGTGATGAACAGGCCGTACGCGCGGGAGTTGCTGGCCTCGCGCATCCCCGCCCGGCTCGCCTACACCGGTCTCGACCGCACCCCGCGGGTCGTGCCGGTGGGCTACGACTGGGACGGCGCCCGCATCACGGTCGCCAGCGCTGTCAGCTCGGCGAAGACCAAGGCTCTGCAGGAGACCCCCAACGTCGCGCTGACCATCGACAGCGAGGACTTCCCGCCTAAGGTGCTGCTGCTGCGCGGCACCGCGCAGGTCGACGTCGTCGCCGGCGTCCCGGACGTCTTCCTCCGGGCATCGAGGAGGCGGATGTCGGACGACCACTGGCCCGACTGGAAGACCGGCGTGCACGCTCTGTACGACCAGATGGCGGTCATCACGATCACGCCCACCTGGGCCAAGCTCCTCGACTTCGAAACCACCATCCCCAAAGCCGAACACGACATGATGCACGCCCGCAGCCACGATGCATCAGTTGCCGATGGGGCCCTCCACCAAGGCTGA
- a CDS encoding aldehyde dehydrogenase family protein, with the protein MTGDTGPTKAAGPADAADAVAVAVAVAVAAARAAFPAWRDLNPAERAATLRRFADLIEARKDQQPQDLDAGGRHSGGAPGRPLHRYPHPTPGASIQTPVPTRR; encoded by the coding sequence ATAACCGGTGACACCGGCCCCACCAAGGCCGCCGGGCCGGCCGACGCCGCCGACGCCGTGGCCGTGGCCGTGGCCGTGGCCGTGGCCGCCGCCCGCGCCGCGTTCCCCGCATGGCGGGACCTCAACCCCGCCGAGCGGGCCGCAACACTGCGCCGCTTCGCCGACCTGATCGAAGCCCGCAAGGACCAACAGCCACAAGACCTGGATGCTGGAGGACGCCATTCCGGAGGTGCTCCAGGCCGGCCGCTTCATCGGTATCCTCATCCAACTCCAGGAGCATCCATTCAAACTCCCGTTCCCACTCGTCGATGA
- a CDS encoding helix-turn-helix domain-containing protein: MQPLKNAELAELPTVVDINTAARALDLSRTYAYQLAKQNQFPCKILRIGTCYRVPTAALQALLSSDSSEHCSCQSP; this comes from the coding sequence ATGCAACCGCTGAAGAACGCCGAACTCGCCGAACTCCCCACCGTGGTCGACATCAACACCGCAGCCCGAGCCCTCGACCTCTCCCGCACCTACGCCTACCAACTCGCCAAACAGAACCAGTTCCCCTGCAAGATCCTCCGCATCGGCACCTGCTACCGCGTCCCCACAGCAGCCCTACAAGCCCTTCTCAGCTCCGACTCATCGGAGCACTGCTCCTGCCAATCGCCTTGA